From the Roseibium sp. HPY-6 genome, one window contains:
- the lptF gene encoding LPS export ABC transporter permease LptF: protein MNTLERYIIRRTFYAFTLTIAAMTGVVWATQALRQLDLVTSKGQTIVQFIGITMLALPFLIMIVAPFALMLALILVLNALSGDSELIVIDASGGSRFLVLKPVMLFSLAVMMLIASLSLYVAPTGLAQLRTEITRVRADLVANIVKPGKFISVESGLTFHIRNRSGNGTLDGLLLHDTRDAETAFTYQADTGQIIEASDRTLLVMQNGTIQRRPKQQGDISIVRFQSYAFDLSNLIPEAGEPVFKASERTTANLMAPGRNDAYALKHPDKLAKELHERFSQPLYAIAFGLIVFAFLGKARTTRQGRGAAIVGAIACCVILRTSGFGVTAISGVSPLLLGLLYLVPIAGSALAIFAIFKEERAQPRWLGKLQHGVNDRIEAVVNRLNSRQAGGAS from the coding sequence ATGAATACGCTTGAACGGTACATAATCCGCCGGACATTTTATGCTTTCACCTTAACGATTGCAGCGATGACCGGAGTTGTGTGGGCGACTCAGGCGCTCAGGCAGCTGGATCTTGTAACGTCCAAGGGGCAGACGATCGTTCAGTTCATCGGCATAACCATGCTGGCGCTCCCATTCCTGATCATGATTGTCGCGCCGTTCGCACTCATGCTTGCCCTGATCCTTGTCTTGAATGCCCTTTCCGGAGACAGCGAACTCATTGTCATCGACGCAAGCGGCGGATCTCGGTTCCTGGTCCTCAAGCCCGTGATGCTGTTTTCGCTTGCTGTCATGATGCTGATCGCAAGCTTGTCTCTTTATGTCGCTCCGACTGGACTTGCCCAGTTGAGAACGGAGATCACGCGTGTCAGGGCGGACCTAGTTGCCAACATCGTGAAGCCGGGCAAGTTTATCTCGGTTGAAAGTGGTCTCACCTTTCATATCCGCAATCGCTCAGGCAACGGCACGCTGGACGGTCTTCTGTTGCACGATACGCGTGACGCTGAAACCGCCTTCACCTATCAGGCCGACACCGGCCAGATCATCGAAGCTTCGGATCGCACGCTTCTGGTCATGCAAAACGGCACAATCCAGCGCCGTCCGAAACAGCAAGGCGATATTTCCATCGTCCGCTTTCAGTCTTATGCATTCGACCTTTCAAATCTGATCCCGGAGGCCGGTGAACCGGTATTCAAGGCCAGCGAACGCACGACTGCCAATCTGATGGCACCGGGGCGGAACGATGCCTACGCTTTGAAACACCCGGACAAGCTGGCGAAAGAGCTGCACGAACGCTTCAGTCAGCCTCTCTACGCGATCGCGTTCGGCCTGATTGTGTTTGCATTCCTCGGCAAAGCCCGAACAACGCGTCAAGGCCGCGGTGCGGCGATCGTTGGGGCCATTGCGTGCTGTGTTATCCTGCGCACGTCCGGTTTCGGTGTTACCGCCATATCCGGCGTTTCGCCCCTCTTGCTCGGACTGCTTTATCTGGTTCCCATTGCCGGTTCGGCACTCGCCATCTTTGCAATTTTCAAAGAAGAACGCGCGCAGCCGCGCTGGCTCGGCAAGTTGCAGCATGGTGTGAATGACCGGATTGAAGCCGTCGTAAACCGGTTGAACAGCCGGCAGGCCGGGGGCGCTTCATGA
- a CDS encoding leucyl aminopeptidase, protein MTKLAKVSYSKMDVPKKGVAVFFADENLGFGNTAGEAVSGLEGGLERAAGIAGFSGKKKSSLDLIAPSGLGLDRLLVFGIGKPEDMTDEDWRDLGGTVFAALARAKAVVAEVLLDGPEGVEISAKAAAEFAMGAKLRAYAFDTYKSKKNGGETEKDLKLTLKVADPKAARKSWTSTEAVADGVILARDLVNAPANVLGPVEFAKKAADLEKLGVEIDILTEKEMKKLKMAALLGVAQGSVRPPRLAVMRWNGGKKADAPVAFVGKGVTFDTGGISIKPAGGMEDMKGDMGGAAAVVGAMHAVAARKAKANVMGVIGLVENMPDGNAQRPGDIVTAMSGTTIEILNTDAEGRLVLADTLWYTQEKYKPSIMIDLATLTGAVLVALGNLNAGLFANDDDLAEKLLSSAKASGEPLWRLPLSKGYDKMIDTPNADVKNTGGRWAGSVTAAQFLQRFANNVPWAHLDIAGTAFGAPKTDICQSWASGYGVRLLNQLVADHYEG, encoded by the coding sequence ATGACCAAACTCGCTAAAGTCTCCTATTCCAAGATGGATGTGCCCAAAAAGGGCGTTGCCGTTTTTTTTGCCGACGAAAACCTCGGTTTTGGCAATACCGCAGGAGAAGCTGTTTCGGGTTTGGAAGGAGGCTTGGAGAGGGCAGCGGGCATTGCCGGGTTTTCAGGCAAGAAGAAATCAAGTCTCGACCTGATCGCGCCTTCGGGCCTCGGACTTGACCGTCTGTTGGTCTTCGGGATTGGCAAACCCGAGGATATGACGGATGAAGACTGGCGCGATCTAGGTGGCACCGTATTTGCCGCGCTGGCAAGAGCCAAAGCGGTTGTGGCTGAAGTCTTGCTCGATGGACCGGAAGGTGTCGAGATTTCCGCCAAGGCTGCGGCAGAGTTCGCCATGGGCGCCAAATTGCGCGCTTATGCCTTCGATACCTACAAGTCGAAGAAGAACGGCGGAGAAACCGAAAAAGACCTGAAACTGACCTTGAAGGTCGCGGATCCCAAGGCAGCGCGCAAATCCTGGACCAGTACTGAAGCGGTGGCGGACGGCGTCATCCTTGCCCGCGATCTCGTCAACGCACCAGCGAATGTCCTTGGTCCTGTAGAGTTTGCAAAGAAGGCAGCGGATCTCGAAAAGCTCGGTGTTGAGATCGACATTCTCACCGAAAAAGAGATGAAAAAACTCAAGATGGCAGCCCTGCTCGGGGTGGCGCAGGGATCTGTGCGCCCACCGCGCCTGGCGGTCATGCGCTGGAACGGAGGCAAGAAAGCCGACGCTCCGGTCGCGTTTGTCGGGAAGGGCGTTACGTTCGATACGGGCGGTATTTCGATCAAACCGGCCGGCGGCATGGAAGACATGAAGGGTGATATGGGCGGCGCTGCGGCGGTTGTGGGTGCTATGCACGCTGTTGCGGCCAGAAAGGCAAAGGCCAATGTGATGGGCGTTATCGGACTGGTGGAAAATATGCCTGACGGAAACGCGCAACGTCCCGGCGATATTGTCACGGCAATGTCGGGCACCACCATCGAGATCTTGAACACCGATGCCGAAGGACGCCTCGTTTTGGCGGATACGCTCTGGTATACCCAGGAAAAATACAAACCTTCGATCATGATTGACCTGGCAACCCTGACCGGCGCTGTTCTTGTGGCGCTTGGAAATCTTAATGCGGGTCTTTTTGCCAACGATGATGACCTGGCGGAAAAACTGCTGTCCTCGGCCAAGGCAAGCGGCGAGCCGCTCTGGCGCCTGCCATTGTCAAAGGGCTACGACAAAATGATCGATACGCCGAATGCCGATGTAAAGAACACCGGAGGCCGTTGGGCCGGATCGGTTACAGCAGCACAATTCCTCCAGCGGTTTGCAAACAATGTACCCTGGGCGCATCTCGATATTGCGGGCACGGCATTTGGTGCACCGAAGACTGACATTTGTCAGAGTTGGGCATCAGGCTATGGCGTGAGGCTGCTCAATCAGCTCGTTGCAGACCACTACGAAGGCTGA
- a CDS encoding DNA polymerase III subunit chi: protein MTVEVMFYHLLHRPLESALPQLLLKCLERDWKVVVQTGSEERCNALDAHLWTFADDSFLPHGTKTDGFAEHQPIYLTAEKDNPNNADVRFLVDRADPPPLAGYTRAIYMFDGNDQSALEEARNRWKEAKSEGFDIAYWQQTSAGGWEKKA, encoded by the coding sequence ATGACCGTTGAGGTGATGTTCTACCATCTTTTGCACAGGCCGCTCGAATCGGCTCTGCCGCAACTTCTTCTGAAATGTCTGGAGCGGGATTGGAAAGTCGTTGTCCAGACCGGAAGCGAAGAGCGCTGCAACGCATTGGATGCTCATCTCTGGACATTCGCTGACGACAGTTTTCTGCCACATGGCACAAAAACGGATGGGTTTGCAGAGCACCAGCCGATCTATCTGACTGCGGAAAAGGACAATCCGAACAATGCCGATGTTCGGTTTCTCGTCGACAGGGCAGATCCGCCGCCGCTAGCCGGCTACACACGGGCAATCTACATGTTCGACGGCAACGATCAGAGCGCGCTGGAAGAAGCGCGAAATCGTTGGAAAGAGGCCAAATCGGAAGGGTTCGACATTGCCTACTGGCAACAGACTTCTGCCGGAGGCTGGGAGAAGAAGGCTTAA
- a CDS encoding ABC-F family ATP-binding cassette domain-containing protein translates to MLQISDLTYRIADRLLIDKASVTLPGKAKTGLVGRNGAGKSTLFKIITGDLSTETGSVQIPKRARIGQVAQEAPGTEETLMEVVLAADTERSRLLEAAEVETDPDRIADIHTRLADIGAHTAEARAGSILSGLGFDADAQQRPCSSFSGGWRMRVALAAVLFSEPDLLLLDEPTNYLDLEGTLWLENYVARYPHQVLLISHDRDLLNKAVDSIVHLERGKLTYYSGGYDSFDRQRREAMVLAEKAREKQDAQRKHMQAFVDRFRYKASKARQAQSRLKMLEKLQPISALTEESGKPIEFPDPQAQLAPPILKLEGVSTGYGETKILSRLTLNIDTDDRIALLGANGNGKSTFAKLISGRLGAMDGDIKKASKLKIAFFAQHQLDELKPSESSVAHVRALMPDAPEAKVRARVARFGLPTDRMDTPAKDLSGGEKARLLLGLATFDGPHLLILDEPTNHLDIDSREALVMALNDYQGAVVLISHDRHLVEACADRLWLVADGRVEPYDGDMEDYRRLILQGPEAVQKARNRAEEEAEKASAQAKRREAAQKRSQLKPLKQKIDAAEKEMARLQDKIAKLDEALADPAFFQTEPDRATKFAKERAYCEKKLVKTEEEWLELSAEYEEAG, encoded by the coding sequence ATGTTGCAGATTTCAGACCTCACTTACCGGATCGCTGACCGCCTTCTTATCGACAAGGCCAGTGTCACGCTGCCGGGAAAAGCCAAAACCGGGCTTGTCGGCCGAAACGGCGCAGGAAAATCCACGCTCTTCAAGATCATTACCGGCGATCTTTCAACGGAAACCGGATCGGTCCAGATCCCGAAGCGGGCCCGCATTGGCCAGGTTGCCCAGGAGGCTCCGGGGACCGAAGAGACGCTTATGGAAGTTGTTCTCGCCGCCGACACGGAACGCAGCCGGTTGCTCGAGGCGGCAGAAGTCGAAACCGATCCGGACCGGATTGCGGATATTCACACGCGCCTCGCCGATATTGGCGCCCATACGGCCGAAGCGCGCGCCGGTTCGATCCTATCCGGGCTTGGCTTCGACGCCGACGCACAACAACGCCCCTGCTCATCCTTTTCCGGTGGCTGGCGAATGAGGGTTGCGCTCGCGGCTGTCCTTTTTTCCGAACCTGACCTTCTGCTCCTGGACGAGCCGACCAACTATCTCGACCTGGAAGGCACGCTCTGGCTGGAAAACTATGTGGCGCGCTACCCGCACCAGGTTCTGCTGATTTCCCACGACCGTGACCTTTTGAACAAGGCTGTCGACAGCATCGTTCATCTGGAACGGGGCAAGCTGACCTACTACTCAGGCGGATATGACAGCTTTGACAGGCAGCGGCGTGAGGCCATGGTTCTTGCGGAAAAGGCCAGGGAAAAACAGGACGCGCAGCGTAAGCACATGCAGGCGTTTGTCGATCGCTTCCGCTACAAGGCCAGCAAGGCCCGGCAGGCTCAGTCCAGGCTCAAGATGCTGGAAAAGCTTCAGCCGATTTCGGCATTGACCGAAGAAAGCGGCAAACCGATCGAGTTTCCGGACCCGCAGGCGCAACTTGCGCCACCCATCCTGAAGCTTGAAGGCGTCTCGACCGGGTATGGGGAAACGAAAATCCTGTCCCGCCTGACGCTGAACATCGACACTGATGACCGTATTGCACTGCTGGGCGCGAACGGCAACGGCAAGTCCACATTTGCCAAGCTCATATCCGGCCGCCTCGGCGCGATGGATGGTGACATCAAAAAGGCTTCGAAGCTCAAAATTGCGTTTTTCGCGCAGCACCAGCTCGATGAGCTCAAACCATCGGAAAGCTCAGTGGCACATGTACGAGCGCTGATGCCGGATGCGCCGGAAGCCAAAGTTCGCGCAAGGGTCGCGCGGTTCGGATTGCCGACAGACCGCATGGATACGCCCGCGAAAGACCTGTCAGGCGGCGAGAAAGCGCGCTTGCTTCTGGGACTCGCGACCTTTGATGGGCCGCATCTGCTGATCCTTGATGAGCCAACCAATCACCTTGATATCGACAGCCGCGAAGCCTTGGTCATGGCCTTGAACGACTATCAAGGCGCTGTCGTGCTGATCAGTCACGACAGGCATCTTGTCGAGGCCTGCGCCGACCGGCTCTGGCTCGTTGCCGATGGCAGGGTCGAACCCTATGACGGCGACATGGAAGATTATCGGCGCTTGATCCTTCAAGGGCCTGAGGCGGTTCAAAAAGCAAGGAACCGCGCAGAGGAAGAAGCCGAAAAGGCTTCAGCACAGGCAAAGCGGCGCGAGGCAGCCCAGAAGCGCAGCCAGTTGAAGCCACTGAAGCAGAAAATCGATGCGGCGGAAAAGGAAATGGCCAGGCTGCAGGACAAGATCGCAAAGCTCGACGAAGCGCTCGCGGATCCGGCCTTTTTTCAGACTGAGCCTGACAGGGCCACAAAGTTTGCCAAGGAACGGGCTTACTGTGAAAAGAAACTGGTCAAAACGGAGGAGGAATGGCTGGAACTTTCAGCCGAGTATGAAGAAGCCGGTTGA
- a CDS encoding alpha/beta fold hydrolase, protein MPIAVNRLASFRKTIVLSLTLALAFAVSGDLTALENTPLSYGPGVADITVKDKRSDRPLSGDIWFPSTTPDRHVRADKSKVWQMAPADRDAVMAEGQFPLLVVSHGMYGNTFNQAWLASELARRGYIVAMINHPGTSTFLRDPSQARELWDRPVDVSRLISHLLQDDTYGPRIDRSRIFAAGHSLGGFTVMFLAGAEFDNARYQNVCGSEPTLVVCEVLRGWSVAETEADRVEMAASRKDERIRKVISLDLGGTPVFSRKSLQQIETPILVLGSGRADMLDQDVESRALAAALPADSVTHLELEGAGHFDFMGVCKPDGFDILKEHEPGDEIVCIKGNAERVAQHDRILTEILTFLTQ, encoded by the coding sequence ATGCCTATTGCAGTCAACCGTCTTGCCAGCTTTCGTAAGACAATAGTGCTTTCTCTCACACTTGCCTTGGCGTTCGCCGTCAGCGGCGACCTCACTGCCCTGGAAAACACGCCACTTTCTTATGGGCCGGGCGTTGCCGATATCACCGTGAAAGATAAACGGAGCGATCGGCCTCTTTCCGGAGACATCTGGTTTCCCTCCACCACACCAGACAGGCACGTTCGCGCCGACAAGAGTAAAGTCTGGCAAATGGCGCCGGCCGATCGGGATGCGGTCATGGCAGAGGGACAGTTTCCTCTGCTCGTTGTCTCGCATGGCATGTACGGCAACACGTTCAACCAGGCCTGGCTCGCCTCGGAACTGGCGCGCCGCGGCTATATCGTTGCGATGATCAACCATCCAGGCACCAGCACATTTTTGCGCGATCCCTCCCAGGCACGGGAGTTGTGGGATCGGCCAGTCGATGTTTCCCGCCTGATTTCACATCTCCTTCAAGACGATACTTATGGTCCCCGCATCGACAGAAGCAGAATTTTTGCGGCCGGCCATTCGCTGGGTGGATTCACCGTGATGTTTCTGGCCGGTGCAGAATTCGACAATGCACGATATCAAAACGTTTGCGGAAGCGAACCGACCCTCGTCGTTTGTGAGGTGCTCAGGGGCTGGTCCGTCGCAGAAACAGAAGCTGACCGGGTTGAAATGGCAGCGTCGCGAAAGGACGAGCGCATTCGGAAAGTCATCAGCCTCGATCTTGGCGGCACGCCGGTCTTTTCCCGCAAGAGCCTTCAACAGATTGAAACGCCCATTCTCGTGCTGGGGTCGGGCCGCGCCGATATGCTGGACCAGGACGTCGAGTCGCGGGCACTTGCGGCTGCCTTGCCGGCAGATTCCGTAACGCACCTGGAACTCGAAGGCGCCGGACACTTCGACTTCATGGGCGTGTGCAAGCCGGACGGCTTCGACATTTTGAAGGAGCACGAGCCGGGTGACGAAATCGTCTGTATCAAAGGCAATGCCGAGCGGGTCGCACAGCACGATCGTATCCTGACGGAGATTTTGACCTTCCTGACACAGTGA
- a CDS encoding AraC family transcriptional regulator: MISIPVSFLLSVVFLGLGLAALMWRSLPALSRGLFAGLFVLLAIEASLVGLRFAYGIFDFLTLQRVLPVWIAPTLYLAFAALTVPVSKAKRLILLSGGVAVLFSFAVMFPLPVDGFVDGIIGLSFAIYCFALVLIWSGGPDRMSQIPTGQSGFVFRLLAIAILAMAASLATDIWIALLFAQQMQESASLLISYASLAFLLAALALAVMTLRRKSPRRQSTAKPRGTPEKEALVEKARRILTEQRLFCDASLSLTRLARRTGTPDRELSLAINDVAGMNVSQFVNRARLDEAARLLSETDKPVTRIHEEVGFLTRSNFYREFQRQFGEAPGAYRKKAHSSSASNSR; the protein is encoded by the coding sequence ATGATCAGTATCCCGGTATCCTTTTTGCTCTCTGTTGTATTCCTGGGTCTTGGCCTGGCGGCCTTGATGTGGCGCTCCCTGCCGGCTCTCTCGAGGGGGCTTTTCGCGGGTCTCTTTGTCCTGCTTGCCATCGAGGCGTCTCTGGTGGGATTGCGGTTTGCGTATGGTATCTTCGATTTTCTCACTCTTCAGCGTGTGTTGCCTGTCTGGATAGCCCCAACGCTTTACCTGGCCTTTGCCGCGCTCACCGTGCCTGTATCCAAAGCCAAAAGGCTGATCCTCTTGAGCGGGGGTGTCGCCGTCCTGTTCTCATTTGCGGTAATGTTTCCGCTTCCGGTCGACGGATTTGTGGATGGCATAATCGGACTGAGTTTTGCGATTTACTGTTTCGCGTTGGTTCTGATCTGGTCGGGCGGTCCTGATCGGATGTCGCAGATACCAACCGGCCAGAGCGGGTTTGTTTTCAGGCTGCTGGCCATTGCAATTCTCGCTATGGCGGCATCGTTGGCGACGGACATCTGGATCGCGCTTCTATTTGCCCAGCAGATGCAGGAGAGCGCATCGCTTTTGATTTCTTATGCGAGCCTTGCGTTTTTGCTGGCAGCGCTCGCACTTGCCGTCATGACGCTGCGCCGGAAATCGCCACGGCGTCAATCGACAGCCAAACCGCGTGGGACCCCTGAAAAGGAAGCGCTTGTCGAAAAGGCGCGCAGGATCCTCACCGAGCAGCGGCTTTTTTGTGATGCATCGCTGTCACTGACGCGGCTCGCCCGGCGCACGGGGACACCGGACAGGGAGTTGTCGCTCGCGATAAATGATGTTGCCGGCATGAATGTCAGCCAGTTTGTAAACCGGGCAAGGCTGGACGAAGCCGCACGATTGCTGAGCGAAACGGATAAACCTGTTACCCGCATCCATGAAGAAGTGGGGTTCCTGACGCGCTCGAATTTCTACCGGGAATTTCAACGTCAGTTCGGTGAAGCGCCGGGTGCTTACCGAAAGAAAGCTCATTCCTCTTCGGCGAGCAATTCCAGGTAA
- a CDS encoding DUF4344 domain-containing metallopeptidase: MAPTIKLFIAVGVFLTLAISAVPYAAPAIAQDDAPAYPGLEERLQDLEPDLREELLEFVAGNTLFVIYHEGGHMLVSELELPVLAQEEDAVDNLATISMLAADTDNMDLYLYHAMTGWFLMSEEDYDALVFYDSHDLDQQRGYRMLCMMVGADEEAFLDLAEELALPDDRIETCAIDYEQAADSWEYVTDPFVRDQDTPAGKISIEYDDAPAELRTLATSLRENALLEMVADELDTFYDLPENVTFRASECQEDNAFWDPNDREVILCYELLGGFAELYLELLAEEE; this comes from the coding sequence ATGGCCCCGACAATCAAACTCTTTATCGCGGTTGGCGTGTTTTTGACATTGGCGATCAGTGCGGTGCCATACGCGGCTCCAGCGATAGCGCAGGACGACGCACCAGCTTATCCCGGCCTTGAGGAACGGCTTCAAGACCTGGAGCCGGATCTGCGCGAAGAACTGCTTGAGTTCGTGGCCGGCAATACGCTTTTTGTGATTTATCACGAAGGCGGGCACATGCTTGTCTCCGAACTCGAACTCCCCGTTCTCGCCCAGGAAGAAGACGCCGTCGACAATCTGGCGACGATATCGATGCTCGCGGCCGATACGGACAACATGGATCTTTACCTTTATCACGCGATGACGGGTTGGTTCCTGATGTCCGAAGAGGACTATGACGCACTGGTCTTTTACGATTCTCACGATCTGGACCAGCAGCGCGGCTATCGCATGTTGTGCATGATGGTGGGCGCGGACGAAGAAGCCTTTCTGGACCTTGCCGAAGAACTCGCGCTGCCGGACGACCGCATCGAGACCTGTGCGATCGACTATGAGCAGGCCGCGGATTCCTGGGAATATGTCACCGATCCTTTCGTGCGGGATCAGGATACACCGGCAGGCAAAATCAGCATTGAATATGACGATGCTCCTGCCGAGTTGCGCACACTGGCCACCTCACTTCGGGAAAACGCGCTGCTCGAAATGGTCGCTGACGAACTCGACACCTTCTATGACCTACCGGAAAACGTTACGTTTCGAGCGTCCGAGTGCCAGGAAGACAACGCCTTCTGGGATCCGAACGATCGTGAAGTCATCCTTTGCTATGAGCTTCTCGGCGGCTTTGCGGAGCTTTACCTGGAATTGCTCGCCGAAGAGGAATGA
- the ndk gene encoding nucleoside-diphosphate kinase encodes MAIERTFSMIKPDATKRNLTGAITAKLEEAGLRVVASRRVWMSLREAEAFYAVHKERPFFGELTEFMSSGPTVVQVLEGENAIAKNREVMGATNPAEAAEGTIRKEYALSIGENSVHGSDAPETAAEEIAFWFSGTELVG; translated from the coding sequence ATGGCGATTGAACGCACGTTTTCCATGATCAAGCCGGATGCCACCAAACGCAACCTGACGGGTGCGATCACCGCAAAGCTGGAAGAAGCTGGCCTTCGGGTGGTTGCTTCACGGCGTGTCTGGATGTCCCTGCGTGAAGCCGAAGCATTCTATGCGGTTCACAAGGAACGTCCGTTCTTCGGTGAACTGACTGAGTTCATGTCCTCCGGTCCGACCGTTGTACAGGTTCTGGAAGGCGAAAACGCAATTGCCAAGAACCGTGAAGTCATGGGTGCAACCAACCCGGCAGAAGCCGCCGAAGGCACGATCCGCAAGGAATACGCTCTGTCGATCGGTGAAAACTCAGTTCACGGTTCGGACGCGCCTGAAACGGCGGCAGAAGAAATCGCGTTCTGGTTCTCCGGTACTGAACTCGTCGGCTGA
- a CDS encoding YHYH protein: MRLTLALAGALIALPVAAHETTASLGGEEPLEHKHMADEIWDILLPQAEASADITVDGNTRRIRANGYPDKAPGQFPNRNNPHAISKKNYNLKVPLNPRKRGGAKDAQGSVFGIAINGVVMDPGTAEYWQNNRRSGWNYEALGGACKLGLDKYNAHVQPDGTYHYHGIPTGVVAASGGRSVPAMIGFAADGFPIYGQYGYSDPERKSAMKKLKSSYRIKNGNRPDGPGGRYNGKFTQDWAFVEGAGDLDQCNGRFAATPEYPDGTYHYILTDTFPFIPRCWMGNPDASFTRLKGRGQRRGNLEEGQSGPAIDFAAFQNNAEIAAQVIQVQGGHPPRMRRGGPPPRHDQRGPRQQRGGQGGGQGARSPCSGS; encoded by the coding sequence ATGCGTTTAACTCTGGCGCTCGCAGGCGCCCTGATTGCATTACCGGTCGCAGCACACGAAACGACTGCGTCCCTTGGCGGAGAAGAACCGCTTGAACACAAACACATGGCAGATGAGATCTGGGATATCCTCCTGCCGCAGGCCGAAGCAAGCGCGGACATTACCGTGGACGGCAATACGCGTCGGATCCGCGCCAATGGGTACCCGGACAAAGCACCCGGGCAATTTCCAAACCGCAACAATCCGCACGCCATTTCCAAAAAGAACTACAATCTGAAGGTACCGCTCAATCCACGCAAAAGGGGCGGGGCAAAGGATGCGCAGGGATCTGTTTTCGGCATAGCGATCAATGGTGTCGTGATGGACCCGGGAACGGCCGAGTACTGGCAGAACAATCGCCGGTCGGGATGGAATTACGAGGCGCTGGGCGGCGCCTGCAAGCTTGGTCTCGACAAGTACAACGCTCACGTCCAGCCCGATGGAACTTATCATTACCATGGCATTCCAACCGGCGTTGTCGCGGCCAGCGGTGGCCGTTCGGTGCCCGCGATGATTGGCTTTGCAGCCGACGGCTTTCCGATTTACGGCCAATACGGATATTCGGATCCGGAACGTAAATCCGCGATGAAAAAGCTGAAGAGCAGTTACCGGATCAAGAATGGCAATCGTCCGGACGGTCCGGGTGGACGCTATAATGGCAAGTTCACGCAGGATTGGGCGTTCGTTGAAGGTGCCGGCGACCTTGACCAGTGCAATGGCCGGTTCGCGGCCACGCCAGAATATCCGGATGGGACCTACCATTATATTCTCACGGACACGTTTCCGTTCATTCCGCGTTGCTGGATGGGAAATCCGGACGCCAGCTTTACGCGGTTGAAGGGACGCGGTCAGCGGCGAGGAAACCTTGAGGAAGGACAAAGCGGACCGGCGATCGACTTTGCGGCGTTCCAGAACAATGCGGAAATCGCGGCGCAGGTCATTCAGGTTCAGGGTGGCCACCCACCGCGGATGCGCCGCGGCGGCCCGCCACCGCGACACGACCAGCGCGGTCCGCGCCAGCAGCGAGGCGGGCAGGGCGGTGGCCAAGGGGCCCGTTCGCCCTGTAGCGGCAGCTGA